The Lycium ferocissimum isolate CSIRO_LF1 chromosome 8, AGI_CSIRO_Lferr_CH_V1, whole genome shotgun sequence DNA segment ATTTTCGGCCCCACTTCAAATTAATCAAGCACTAAAATAGTACTAAACGCGAAGTGAGATGGTCGGTAATGTTCCTGTCATAGTGAGGCAAGTGCCAGCCAGTCAAATCTTTGCAGTAGCAGTCCCCCAAAATcgaaatcaaaataaaaaagtaaattcTGAGTCAACTCTCCCCCTTATTTCAAACTTGCCAAACAAGGACAAAAGACAGCAAGTGCCACCTCATCAAATGCATGAATCAAGTTCCTTAAATCTCCTATAAATAGCCCCTCCTCTTACTCTCACTTCATCCTCAGCAGCTCAAGTCCCCATTCAAATAATTAATAGTAACTCTAGGTCAACTTCTCCAAGTATCAAATGAAGACagccaacaaaaatcaaatcaagaatCTCCATCTCATTAAATGCATGAACTCAGTCTCATAACATTTCGGTGGCAGACCTATATAAAGGCCCTAATACTACTCTCACTTCATCCTCAGCCCTCTAATTTGCCCAAAGTGAGACTGTGCAGCTGAGTACAGAGCCTCCATTAAAACTTAGAGCAAAAGCTCTGAAAAATCTACTGCAAACTAAAAATGCCTGCCGCAGCCGTTACTGTGGTCACCAAATGCACCATTTTCCCCTCCCAAAAATCATCTCTTGCTGACCTCAAACTCTCTGTTTCCGATCTTCCAATGCTCTCTGTTCACTACATTCAGAAAGGTGCTCTCTTTACTCGTCCTCCTTTTCCCATCACCCAACTCATTTCCCTTCTCAAACTCAGTCTTTCTCAAACACTCACTCACTTCCCTCCCTTAGCCGGTCGATTCGTGGCCGACACAAATGGCTACGTCTACATTTCTTGCAATGATGCTGGCGTTGATTTTGTACATGCTACTGCCACTCACATTTACATTCGCGACTTCATAGGCTCCATTGATGTTCCTCATCATGTCAAAGAGTTCTTTCCGTTTGATAAAAAAGTGAGTTATCAAGGGCATTTTAGCCCTCTTCTTGCTGTCCAAGTGACGGAATTAGCTGACGGCGTATTCATTGGATGCGCCATCAATCATTCCGTCACTGACGGGGCATCATTTTGGAACTTCTTCAATACATTTGCTGAAGTGAGTAGAGGTGTGAAAAGGATTATAAGGCAGCCTGATTTTACCCGTAATTCAATTTTGATCTCAAACACTGTGCTAAAACTCCCTGCTGATGGCCCTAAAGTCACCTTTGCCGGCGATGCCCCATTGAGGGAGAGGATATTTAGTTTCAAAAGGGAATCAATTCTAAGACTCAAAGCAAAGACCAACAATCAGAAATTGAATTTTGACGGAGAAATTAACATAGTTGAATTGATGGCAAAACAGAGAAATGATCCCCTGAAAATCGATATGAAAGCAGAAACAGAGACGATAAATCCAACGGCTGAGATTTCATCATTTCAGTCACTTTGCGCTTTGCTGTGGCGTGCAGTGACACGTGCAAGGAAGTTCCCATCTTCCAAAATGACGACATTCAGAATGGCTGTAAATTGCCGTCACCGTCTCCAACCGAAGCTAAATCCGTTATACTTTGGCAACGCAATTCAGAGCATTCCAACTTACGCAACAGCAGGGGAAGTATTGTATAATGATCTGCATTGGTGTGCGGAGCGATTGAACGAGAATGTGAAGGCACACGATGATGTTATGGTGAGGAAGTTTGTAGAGGATTGGGAGAAGGATCCACGGTGTTTTCCATTAGGGAATTTTGATGGAGCTATGCTGACAATAGGGAGCTCGCCGAGGTTTCCAATGTATGACAATGATTTCGGGTGGGGCAGACCAGTCACAGTTAGGAGTGGGAAAGCGAATAAGTTTGACGGGAAGATATCAGCGTTTCCGGGGAGAGAAGGAGGAGGAAGTCTGGATTTGGAGGTGGTTTTGTCACCCGAAACAATGAAAGGCTTGCAGTCTGATGCAGAGTTCATGCAATATGTTTCTGGGAGTTAAAAGCTGTAATTCCTGAGTAAATTTGGATGGGCTAATTAAATGGCGATCAGCTTTGTATTAAAGGATGAGTTTGACATATCACTTCCTATTTTCCTTGTGCTATCTTgtgattaatttaattttatcaGTAATGTGCACAATTCTTATGGATTTGATAATGAAAACTTGGATATTAAGGTCACATTGAGAGTGCTTTATATGTGACCCCTGTTCATTTTGGTTTTGCAGACAGTTGAATTGTTGATAGTGGTACTGACTAGTTACTACTCTCCCGTTCCCCAAACTTTCCGTTTTAATTAATGTCATCTTTCAATAATGAGAtgataaataatttaactttaaaatttcctttttgcccttaattAAATGATTTATAGGCACACATATGTCAACatttgttttagatcacaaattttaaaaatctttcattatttcttaaattttatgtcAAGTCAAATGGCGCTATATAAATTCGTACGGAGGGAGTAGTTTGCAGGTCTAATGATATGAATTAGTCCTAACATAGAGGTTTTGAGGTACAATGAGTGAAGTGTTATACAAATATTTCACGATTGCTCTTGAACTGCCCAAGTTCTTTGTCACAATTTTCATTAACTAATAAAAGGACTAAGCATCAACAAGACCTACGGTCACACATATTTCTATGACTTGTTTCAtgcacaagtttcaaaagtctttttttttcttaaactctgtgcctaatcaaactatatcacatagaTTGGGATGGGGGAGTAGTTAAAAAGTGGTAGGCGATAGTTTGAATGCAGGCGATAGTTTGATTATGCAGAGTTTGACTACAAGTCTTTGGAATAAATATTGGCTATTGCAAGAGGGAGACAATGTAGCCAACTTTCTGTAGGTACAAGGAGAATGACAACCACCATACAGATTCTGGGATCAGGAATTTGCCTTATTTGTCTCTCTATATATTCTCATTTATAGACTAAAAAATTTATGTTATATAGTTGGATTTGTCTTATTTGTCTCCCTATATATTCTCACTTATACGCTAGTTTATGTTAGTTTTTGGGTAGAATGGATGGGGACATTGTTGAACTTAGTTTTGGGCAGAATGGATGGGGACATTGTTGAACTTGACTGACTTTTGTTCGATGCATAGTGAAAGTTTGCATTAGCCTAATTATCCCTCTAACTTTAGCAATTTGATAGCCTCAAACCCCACCCCCCTCCTTGCATGCTTATATTAAAAAGACTTTTAGGCGCGTGAGAGGGAACAAAAATCGAAACGTTAGCCTTCAAGTGCAGCACTTTTCAAATTTATTATCGCATaatcaaatataataatttattttttccaatatttctccttgttttcttaatatacattgcatattttACCTCACAGTGTTTAAATAAAGTTCAAACGGTGCATTTTCTAGAGGCAGAAAAAGAATTGTATATCTCTTCCTTTCATGTAATGACTATTCGTTTTAGCGGtgtatttttctttctctagccaaataaaaataactcgattataatattattatctTTAGCCAAATAACAGAATCATAGCCA contains these protein-coding regions:
- the LOC132068364 gene encoding uncharacterized acetyltransferase At3g50280-like, whose amino-acid sequence is MPAAAVTVVTKCTIFPSQKSSLADLKLSVSDLPMLSVHYIQKGALFTRPPFPITQLISLLKLSLSQTLTHFPPLAGRFVADTNGYVYISCNDAGVDFVHATATHIYIRDFIGSIDVPHHVKEFFPFDKKVSYQGHFSPLLAVQVTELADGVFIGCAINHSVTDGASFWNFFNTFAEVSRGVKRIIRQPDFTRNSILISNTVLKLPADGPKVTFAGDAPLRERIFSFKRESILRLKAKTNNQKLNFDGEINIVELMAKQRNDPLKIDMKAETETINPTAEISSFQSLCALLWRAVTRARKFPSSKMTTFRMAVNCRHRLQPKLNPLYFGNAIQSIPTYATAGEVLYNDLHWCAERLNENVKAHDDVMVRKFVEDWEKDPRCFPLGNFDGAMLTIGSSPRFPMYDNDFGWGRPVTVRSGKANKFDGKISAFPGREGGGSLDLEVVLSPETMKGLQSDAEFMQYVSGS